The following coding sequences lie in one Flavobacteriales bacterium genomic window:
- a CDS encoding COX15/CtaA family protein has protein sequence MMEHKNNKPVIIWLLSGCLLIFLMVVVGGITRLTNSGLSMVDWNPIMGFIPPLSDLDWNEAFDKYKQYPEYQMVNYHFTLSEFKSIFFWEYFHRLIGRVIGMVFLIPFIYFIITKKLSKKLKQQSLVLFAMGGLQGFIGWWMVKSGLVKDPDVSHFRLATHLITAFLTFTYTFWVALGLMYNDEKTANFKSLRTILFFVFGVTIVQIIYGAFVAGLNAGFIMNTFPKMGNQWINDAVFALTPLYKNFTEGLAGVQFVHRYLAYLVAGLILLFVLKSQNFKLSVRQKSASRLMLYVVFIQFLLGVFTLLYAVPIWLGVVHQVGAFLLLTAIVNALHAFRKS, from the coding sequence ATGATGGAGCACAAAAACAATAAACCTGTAATTATTTGGCTATTAAGTGGTTGTTTACTTATCTTTTTGATGGTTGTTGTTGGTGGTATTACACGGTTAACCAATTCAGGTTTATCAATGGTCGATTGGAATCCAATCATGGGATTTATACCCCCATTAAGTGACTTAGATTGGAACGAAGCTTTTGATAAATATAAGCAATACCCTGAATATCAAATGGTAAACTACCATTTTACCTTGTCAGAGTTTAAATCCATCTTTTTTTGGGAATATTTTCATCGATTAATTGGTCGTGTTATCGGCATGGTGTTTTTAATTCCTTTCATTTATTTTATCATCACAAAAAAACTGTCAAAAAAATTAAAACAACAAAGCTTAGTGTTGTTTGCAATGGGAGGTTTGCAAGGTTTTATTGGTTGGTGGATGGTTAAAAGTGGCTTAGTTAAAGACCCCGATGTTAGTCATTTTAGATTAGCAACGCATTTAATTACAGCTTTTTTAACATTTACCTACACCTTTTGGGTAGCTCTAGGGTTGATGTATAATGATGAGAAGACAGCGAATTTTAAATCGTTAAGAACCATTTTGTTTTTTGTTTTTGGAGTTACAATAGTTCAAATTATTTATGGTGCTTTTGTGGCAGGATTAAATGCTGGATTTATTATGAATACTTTCCCTAAAATGGGAAACCAATGGATAAACGATGCCGTATTTGCACTAACTCCACTTTATAAAAACTTTACTGAAGGTTTGGCAGGAGTGCAGTTTGTACATCGATATTTAGCTTATTTAGTGGCTGGATTAATTTTATTGTTTGTTTTAAAAAGTCAAAATTTCAAACTTTCTGTACGACAAAAATCAGCATCACGATTGATGCTTTATGTGGTTTTTATTCAGTTTTTGCTGGGAGTTTTTACCTTACTTTATGCGGTACCTATTTGGTTAGGAGTGGTACATCAAGTAGGGGCTTTTTTATTATTAACCGCAATTGTTAATGCTTTGCATGCTTTTAGAAAAAGCTAA
- a CDS encoding heavy-metal-associated domain-containing protein: MNKKISYIVLSSVLFLAACSNSTTDVTTDKTEISAENLVVADYAIEGMVCAVGCAKTIEEEVGALSGVAVSTVDYESGKAHFEYDKSKLSEKEIITKIESLADGQYKVGEWKEQVESTESVSPDASENTNTEAEDQTKVKVNLPSFQIPNLFTFLINQV, translated from the coding sequence ATGAATAAAAAAATATCTTATATCGTTTTATCATCTGTATTGTTTTTAGCTGCTTGTAGTAATTCAACTACCGATGTTACTACCGATAAAACAGAGATAAGCGCTGAAAATCTAGTAGTTGCAGATTATGCTATTGAAGGTATGGTGTGTGCCGTAGGTTGTGCAAAAACTATAGAAGAAGAAGTTGGTGCATTATCTGGCGTGGCTGTTAGTACTGTCGATTACGAAAGTGGAAAAGCACATTTTGAGTATGATAAATCAAAATTATCTGAAAAAGAAATTATTACAAAAATTGAAAGTTTAGCTGATGGACAATATAAAGTAGGTGAGTGGAAAGAACAAGTAGAGTCAACTGAATCAGTATCTCCTGATGCTTCTGAAAATACCAACACCGAAGCTGAAGACCAAACAAAAGTAAAAGTGAACTTACCAAGTTTTCAAATCCCTAACTTGTTTACTTTTTTGATTAATCAAGTTTAG
- a CDS encoding heavy-metal-associated domain-containing protein, translating to MKTEIKIEGLSCGHCVNAVSTILKNIEGVEHYQVSLPDVALIEFNENKVSLEKIKQEINDSEIYKAI from the coding sequence ATGAAAACTGAAATTAAAATTGAAGGGTTGAGTTGTGGGCATTGTGTTAATGCTGTTTCTACTATTTTAAAAAACATTGAGGGAGTTGAGCATTATCAAGTTTCACTGCCAGATGTAGCTCTAATAGAGTTTAACGAAAACAAAGTATCTTTAGAAAAAATTAAACAAGAAATAAACGATTCTGAAATCTATAAAGCCATTTAA
- a CDS encoding DMT family transporter → MKFFDLSKPLWQIIALLLLAFVWGSSFILMKRGLVAYSHNEVATLRMVIAFLCFLPFILSNIKKVDRKYWKHLVIVGLFGNGIPAFLFTKAETGLSSSLTGMLNSLVPLFTIILGVLIYKVPTNKLKFIGVFIGLCGAAMLIGGNGLDIENSKTSYSIYVIMATLCYAISVNSIKKYLQDVNSIVVSSFAFLFIGPPLLVYLFTTDFVYTTINNPVAPTALMFIVILSVFGTALSLIIFNMLVKQTSALFASTVTYLIPIFAIMWGIIDGEVINLIQILGIVVILIGIYFVNKFK, encoded by the coding sequence ATGAAATTCTTCGACTTATCTAAACCTCTTTGGCAAATTATTGCTTTACTTTTACTTGCATTTGTTTGGGGAAGCTCTTTTATTTTAATGAAGAGAGGCTTGGTAGCTTATTCTCACAATGAAGTAGCAACGCTGAGAATGGTTATTGCTTTTTTATGCTTTCTGCCCTTTATTTTAAGTAACATAAAAAAAGTTGATCGAAAATATTGGAAACACCTTGTAATTGTGGGTTTATTTGGCAACGGAATTCCTGCATTTTTATTTACAAAAGCAGAAACTGGGCTTTCAAGTTCGCTAACAGGAATGCTAAACTCATTAGTTCCATTATTTACTATAATTTTAGGTGTGTTAATTTATAAAGTCCCCACCAATAAGCTAAAGTTTATTGGTGTTTTTATTGGTTTATGTGGTGCAGCCATGCTAATTGGAGGAAATGGATTGGATATTGAAAACTCTAAAACCTCATACAGCATTTATGTAATTATGGCAACCCTTTGTTATGCCATAAGTGTAAACAGTATTAAAAAATATTTACAAGATGTAAACTCCATTGTAGTTTCATCATTCGCCTTTTTGTTTATTGGACCACCGTTATTGGTGTATTTATTTACTACCGACTTTGTATATACAACCATTAATAATCCAGTTGCACCTACAGCATTAATGTTTATAGTTATCCTTTCAGTTTTTGGAACTGCTTTATCATTAATAATTTTTAACATGTTGGTAAAACAAACATCAGCGCTATTTGCATCAACAGTAACCTACCTAATTCCCATCTTTGCTATTATGTGGGGAATTATAGACGGAGAGGTTATTAATCTTATTCAAATACTTGGTATAGTGGTAATTTTAATAGGTATTTATTTTGTAAATAAGTTTAAATAA
- a CDS encoding gliding motility-associated C-terminal domain-containing protein: protein MKKFLLVTFVLINTINLFASHVIGGDISVIGLGSNQFKIKANIYRDDINGQVGMPASLTVGVYEKGTNNLVTTVNVPRINLSIVALGDLCYVPDPNSIKIEEGIFESASFFLPNYVSGYYVHTQIYARNTLAINVNTGTAGMSFYCEIPNPVMGLNSNPQFTNYPADAYFCLSSSKVFNFEVVDPDGDSLVYSLVTPLNSSGTNNGTVAGAGAYPYYPEVPWNTGSGFNLSNIVGGAIPMSINATTGDITAAPSLQGVFTFAVRVEEFRNGVKIGETRRDVQYNSLNCTGGNPPTFLNNSPVMGETIPIMYNKLYCKDLVFDDINTSDTLYIETISEIFDSGAYLPTITPDAMGNHHYYYNYNGTSWSDSVVIPPNQFEASTGYYWNIGTVALRFCWTPSCNDLYKSYPVQVNAFSLGCDGKSQDSIIFNLDVIPPPVNFAPLNDVFTPYGTDYCQDISFKDTSLVDLIKIDISSSIFAEGATFPSLPNNYTYSDSIITNVANTSSNTQALGSRYCWTPDCEHIGNVYGLRAILSSIDCPQAIQDTISFDITVTPPFDTLEFVPNVFTPNGDGMNDVFQIAGVSNPCNDEVNVKIYNRWGIQVFESTDPIFEWDGKNNSGNEVPSGTYYLIVTGTFGSETIPIKKRTISLLR, encoded by the coding sequence ATGAAAAAATTCCTTCTTGTAACATTTGTATTAATTAATACAATTAACTTGTTTGCTAGCCATGTCATTGGTGGTGACATATCTGTAATTGGTTTAGGCTCTAATCAATTTAAAATAAAAGCCAATATTTATAGGGATGATATTAATGGTCAAGTAGGAATGCCTGCGAGCTTAACTGTTGGTGTTTATGAAAAAGGAACAAATAATTTAGTTACTACTGTAAATGTTCCTAGAATCAATTTATCTATTGTTGCCTTAGGAGATTTATGTTATGTTCCCGATCCCAATTCTATTAAAATAGAAGAAGGAATTTTTGAATCAGCTTCATTTTTTCTTCCAAATTATGTGAGTGGTTATTACGTTCATACCCAAATATATGCACGAAACACTCTTGCAATAAATGTAAATACTGGTACTGCAGGCATGTCATTTTATTGTGAAATTCCTAACCCTGTTATGGGTTTAAATTCAAATCCACAATTCACTAACTATCCTGCCGATGCTTATTTCTGTTTAAGCTCTAGTAAAGTTTTTAATTTTGAAGTTGTTGATCCTGATGGAGATTCATTAGTTTATTCATTAGTTACACCTTTAAATTCATCTGGAACTAATAATGGAACTGTAGCTGGTGCTGGAGCCTATCCTTACTATCCAGAAGTACCTTGGAATACTGGTTCGGGATTTAATTTAAGTAATATTGTTGGTGGAGCAATACCAATGAGTATTAATGCTACAACGGGTGATATTACTGCTGCTCCAAGTCTTCAAGGTGTTTTTACATTTGCTGTCAGAGTCGAGGAATTCAGAAACGGTGTTAAAATTGGTGAAACCAGAAGAGATGTTCAATATAACTCCTTGAATTGTACTGGTGGAAATCCTCCAACCTTTTTAAATAATTCTCCAGTAATGGGAGAAACCATCCCAATTATGTACAACAAATTGTATTGTAAAGATTTAGTTTTTGATGACATTAATACTTCTGATACTTTGTATATTGAAACCATTTCAGAAATTTTTGATTCTGGAGCATATCTACCCACTATAACTCCTGATGCTATGGGAAATCATCATTATTATTACAATTACAATGGTACCTCATGGAGCGACTCTGTAGTCATCCCACCTAATCAATTTGAAGCATCTACTGGTTACTACTGGAATATAGGAACAGTTGCTCTTCGTTTCTGCTGGACTCCAAGCTGTAACGATTTATATAAAAGCTACCCTGTTCAAGTAAATGCTTTTTCGCTTGGATGTGATGGTAAGTCTCAAGATAGCATCATATTTAATTTAGATGTCATCCCTCCTCCAGTAAACTTTGCTCCTTTAAATGATGTTTTTACACCTTACGGAACAGATTATTGTCAAGACATATCATTCAAAGACACCAGTTTAGTCGACCTGATAAAAATTGATATTTCTTCCTCAATATTTGCAGAAGGTGCAACTTTCCCTTCACTACCCAATAACTATACATATAGTGATAGTATTATTACGAATGTTGCAAATACTTCTTCAAACACTCAAGCTTTAGGCTCTAGATATTGTTGGACACCAGATTGTGAACACATTGGAAATGTTTATGGGTTACGGGCTATTCTTTCTTCTATCGATTGTCCACAAGCAATTCAAGATACTATATCATTTGATATTACTGTAACTCCACCTTTCGATACACTAGAATTTGTTCCTAATGTTTTTACTCCTAATGGAGATGGAATGAATGACGTATTTCAAATAGCGGGTGTATCAAACCCTTGTAACGATGAGGTTAATGTAAAAATCTATAACCGATGGGGAATACAAGTTTTTGAAAGTACTGATCCTATTTTTGAATGGGATGGAAAAAACAATAGTGGTAATGAGGTTCCTTCTGGAACTTACTATTTAATAGTAACTGGCACGTTTGGTAGTGAAACAATTCCTATTAAAAAACGAACGATTAGTTTATTAAGGTAG
- a CDS encoding CTP synthase, translated as MSSSSKYVFVTGGVTSSLGKGIIAASLAKLLQARGYSVTIQKLDPYINVDPGTLNPYEHGECFVTEDGAETDLDLGHYERFLNVPTSQANNVTTGRIYQYVINKEREGAYLGKTVQVIPHITDEIKRRIKLLGNTGQYDIIITEIGGTVGDIESLPYIEAVRQLKWEPNFDCIVLHLTLVPYLATSGELKTKPTQHSVKQLLESGVQPDILALRTEHKLTEGVKEKVALFCNIAPKAVIQAIDAETIYDVPLLMQEEELDKVVLDKLNLDYKKEPELDKWKDFLFKLKNPKQTVKIGLIGKYIELKDSYKSITESIIHAGTVNQIHVELVWIHSEDIENKNVASFLSDLDGVLVAPGFGERGIEGKITAVKYAREHKIPFLGICLGMQCAVIEFGRNVLGYTDAHSTEMYPETPYPVIYLMEDQRTITKKGGTMRLGAYPCKIASNSKAFEAYGNNNISERHRHRYEFNNKYLSDYEKNGMKATGINPDNNLVEIVEVENHPWFVAVQFHPEYKSTVTEPHPLFINFVKAAADSQSSIYNSPSTNLKSQTTNLK; from the coding sequence ATGTCATCATCGTCTAAATATGTTTTTGTAACAGGAGGAGTAACTTCATCGCTCGGAAAAGGAATTATAGCTGCTTCTTTAGCTAAACTTTTGCAAGCACGAGGCTATTCTGTTACCATTCAGAAATTAGACCCATACATTAACGTTGACCCTGGCACCTTAAATCCTTATGAGCATGGTGAATGTTTCGTTACTGAAGATGGTGCTGAAACCGATTTAGATTTAGGTCATTACGAACGTTTTTTAAATGTTCCCACCTCTCAAGCTAATAATGTAACAACTGGAAGAATATACCAGTATGTAATAAACAAAGAACGTGAAGGTGCTTATTTAGGAAAAACAGTTCAAGTAATCCCTCATATTACTGATGAAATAAAACGAAGAATAAAATTATTAGGCAATACTGGGCAATACGACATAATTATCACCGAAATAGGTGGCACTGTTGGAGATATTGAATCACTACCATATATTGAAGCTGTTCGACAATTAAAATGGGAACCAAATTTTGACTGTATTGTACTACATTTAACTTTAGTTCCTTATTTAGCTACCTCTGGTGAGTTAAAAACAAAACCAACACAACATTCGGTTAAACAACTATTAGAATCGGGTGTTCAACCAGACATCTTAGCATTAAGAACGGAACATAAACTTACAGAAGGTGTAAAAGAAAAAGTTGCTTTATTCTGTAATATAGCACCAAAAGCAGTTATTCAAGCTATAGATGCTGAAACCATATATGATGTTCCCCTTTTAATGCAAGAAGAAGAATTGGATAAAGTGGTATTAGATAAATTAAATCTTGATTACAAAAAAGAGCCGGAACTAGATAAATGGAAAGACTTTTTATTCAAGCTTAAAAATCCAAAACAAACTGTTAAAATTGGTTTAATTGGAAAATACATCGAACTTAAAGATTCATACAAATCAATCACCGAAAGTATAATTCATGCTGGAACAGTTAATCAAATTCATGTTGAATTGGTTTGGATTCATTCTGAAGATATTGAGAATAAAAATGTGGCTTCTTTCCTATCTGATTTAGATGGAGTTTTGGTTGCACCAGGATTTGGAGAACGAGGCATTGAAGGCAAAATTACTGCTGTTAAGTATGCTCGTGAACATAAAATTCCGTTTTTAGGAATTTGTTTGGGTATGCAATGTGCAGTTATCGAATTTGGAAGAAATGTTCTTGGATATACTGATGCACATTCAACAGAGATGTATCCTGAAACTCCTTATCCAGTAATTTATTTAATGGAAGATCAACGAACCATTACTAAAAAAGGTGGAACCATGCGTTTAGGAGCGTACCCATGTAAAATAGCATCCAATTCTAAAGCTTTTGAAGCTTATGGAAACAATAATATTTCTGAAAGACACAGACATCGTTACGAGTTTAATAACAAATATTTAAGCGATTACGAAAAAAATGGAATGAAAGCGACAGGAATAAATCCTGACAATAATTTGGTAGAAATTGTTGAAGTAGAGAATCACCCGTGGTTTGTAGCTGTTCAGTTTCACCCAGAATACAAAAGCACAGTTACAGAACCACATCCGTTGTTTATCAATTTTGTAAAAGCAGCAGCAGATTCGCAATCTTCGATTTATAATTCACCATCAACAAATTTAAAATCTCAAACAACAAATCTCAAATAA
- the yidC gene encoding membrane protein insertase YidC — translation MSKQGLDKNSIIGLVLIGVILLIFSYVTRPTDEEIAAVEKAKQAKEKAKIEQIDTNQIVEEKPELVIDTTITDSTSVLVNDSLKTIEQFATFGPFTNASNGEQKHFVIENDKMKMTISNQGGRITSIELKEFQTYQKTPLILFNEDSSRFNIELTIPGITSGNSIRSINTEDLFFETNDKEFNVTGDHAKTFTLKLYGNSKKEYLAFKYTLHGSSYLVDFDIETVGFNDILAPHSNLFVNWSMFTPNQEKTIQNQKQISTIYYKYNNGDVDYINEMKYEKENLVASVDWVMFKQQYFNATLISKSQPFDKTDATIETIDIPEFQTTNYVQGMATNLTIPITDGAKQKYELQYYFGPNQYEGFKEIGYDLDKTMNYGWGIFGWVNAILIRPVFNVLNMTGLQIGIIILLLTLIIKLVLFPITWKTYLSSAKMRVLKPQIDALKEKIGSDKMKLQQATMSLYRQTGVNPLAGCIPMLIQMPILFALFRFFPATFELRQKSFLWAEDLSTYDSIYQLPFNIPFYGDHVSLFTLLMAISMIFYTKANSQMTAGAGMDGMMASQMKIMTYLMPVMMLFFFNSYAAGLSFYYLIANVITIAQQWIIRKWIVDEKKILSKLEANKAKPVKKSGFAAKLEQKMKDAQALQQNKNKRK, via the coding sequence ATGAGCAAACAAGGTTTAGACAAAAATTCAATAATAGGATTAGTACTTATAGGTGTTATTTTATTAATTTTTAGTTATGTAACACGTCCAACTGATGAAGAAATAGCTGCAGTTGAAAAAGCAAAGCAAGCAAAAGAAAAAGCAAAAATTGAACAGATTGATACCAATCAAATTGTTGAAGAAAAACCTGAGCTAGTTATTGATACTACAATAACAGACTCTACTTCGGTACTTGTTAACGACTCATTAAAAACAATTGAACAATTTGCCACTTTTGGTCCATTTACCAATGCTTCAAATGGCGAACAAAAGCATTTTGTTATCGAAAACGACAAAATGAAGATGACCATTTCTAATCAAGGTGGTCGAATTACATCTATTGAATTGAAAGAATTTCAAACCTATCAAAAAACTCCTTTAATTTTATTTAACGAAGATTCATCTCGTTTTAATATTGAATTAACCATTCCTGGTATTACAAGCGGAAATTCAATTCGTTCCATCAATACCGAAGACTTATTTTTTGAAACTAACGACAAAGAATTTAATGTTACAGGAGATCATGCTAAAACATTTACCTTAAAGCTTTATGGTAACTCTAAAAAAGAATATTTAGCCTTTAAATATACCCTACACGGAAGTTCTTATCTAGTAGATTTTGATATTGAAACGGTTGGTTTTAACGATATTTTAGCTCCACATTCTAATTTATTTGTAAACTGGAGCATGTTTACCCCTAATCAGGAAAAAACAATACAGAACCAAAAACAAATAAGCACCATTTATTACAAATACAACAACGGCGATGTAGATTACATCAACGAAATGAAGTATGAAAAAGAAAACTTGGTAGCCTCAGTCGATTGGGTAATGTTTAAACAACAATATTTTAATGCTACCTTAATTTCAAAATCACAACCTTTTGATAAAACTGACGCAACAATTGAAACGATTGACATTCCTGAATTCCAAACAACAAACTATGTGCAAGGAATGGCTACCAATCTTACTATTCCAATTACTGATGGTGCTAAACAGAAATATGAGTTACAATATTATTTTGGTCCAAATCAATACGAAGGCTTTAAAGAAATTGGGTATGATTTAGACAAAACCATGAATTATGGTTGGGGAATTTTTGGCTGGGTAAATGCCATTTTAATTAGACCTGTGTTTAATGTTTTAAACATGACAGGTTTGCAAATTGGTATCATCATTTTACTTTTAACTCTTATCATTAAATTGGTGCTTTTCCCTATTACTTGGAAAACTTATTTGAGCAGTGCAAAAATGAGGGTTTTAAAACCTCAGATTGATGCTTTAAAAGAAAAGATTGGTAGCGATAAAATGAAATTGCAACAAGCTACCATGTCGTTGTACCGACAAACTGGAGTTAATCCACTAGCAGGATGTATTCCTATGCTTATTCAAATGCCAATTTTATTCGCCTTATTCCGCTTTTTCCCTGCAACTTTTGAATTACGTCAAAAAAGTTTCCTTTGGGCAGAAGATTTATCTACTTACGATTCCATTTATCAATTACCATTTAACATTCCTTTTTATGGCGACCACGTAAGTTTATTCACCTTATTAATGGCTATATCTATGATATTTTATACCAAAGCAAATAGTCAAATGACCGCTGGTGCTGGTATGGACGGGATGATGGCATCGCAAATGAAAATAATGACTTACTTGATGCCCGTTATGATGTTATTCTTTTTTAATAGCTACGCTGCAGGTTTAAGTTTTTATTATCTAATCGCAAACGTTATTACAATTGCACAACAATGGATTATCCGTAAATGGATTGTTGACGAGAAAAAAATATTATCGAAACTTGAAGCCAATAAAGCAAAACCAGTAAAAAAATCAGGTTTTGCAGCTAAACTTGAGCAAAAAATGAAAGATGCTCAAGCTTTACAACAAAATAAAAACAAAAGAAAATAA